A single region of the Solwaraspora sp. WMMD406 genome encodes:
- the murA gene encoding UDP-N-acetylglucosamine 1-carboxyvinyltransferase, protein MTDDVLIVHGGTPLHGQIRVRGAKNLVSKAMVAALLGDEPSRLYDVPRIRDVEVVRGLLELHGVKVSDGAEDGELVLDPANVESASFDQINVHAGSSRIPILFCGPLLHRLGHAFIPDLGGCHIGPRPIDFHMQALREFGAVVEKTPQGLHLTAPNGLHGTKFELPYPSVGATEQVLLTAVLADGVTELRNAAVEPEIIDLICVMQKMGAIIKVHTDRVIEIHGVPRLGGYSHRPIPDRIEAASWAAAALATGGDVNVLGAQQADMMTFLNVFRSVGGAYEVTDARPPRVGSTGQEGGIRFWHPGNELRAVALETDVHPGFMTDWQQPLVVALTQARGLSIVHETVYEQRLGYTEALNTMGATIQVYRECLGGTPCRFGRRNFKHSAVIAGPSKLHAADLVIPDLRAGFSHLIAALAAEGTSRVYGVDLINRGYEDFEAKLADLGALVERP, encoded by the coding sequence TTGACCGACGACGTCCTGATCGTGCATGGCGGCACTCCGCTGCACGGCCAGATCCGGGTCCGAGGCGCCAAGAATCTCGTCTCCAAGGCGATGGTGGCCGCATTGTTGGGCGACGAGCCGAGCCGGCTCTACGACGTGCCACGGATCCGTGACGTCGAAGTCGTCCGTGGTCTGCTCGAACTGCACGGGGTCAAGGTCAGCGACGGCGCCGAGGACGGCGAACTGGTCCTCGACCCGGCCAACGTGGAAAGCGCCTCGTTCGACCAGATCAACGTGCACGCCGGTTCCAGCCGGATCCCGATCCTGTTCTGCGGTCCGCTGCTGCACCGACTCGGCCACGCGTTCATCCCGGACCTGGGCGGCTGCCATATCGGTCCCCGGCCGATCGACTTCCACATGCAGGCGCTGCGCGAATTCGGCGCGGTCGTCGAAAAGACCCCGCAAGGTCTGCACCTGACCGCGCCCAACGGGCTGCACGGCACCAAGTTCGAGCTGCCGTACCCGAGCGTCGGCGCCACCGAGCAGGTGCTGTTGACGGCGGTGCTGGCCGACGGCGTCACCGAGCTGCGCAACGCGGCGGTCGAGCCGGAGATCATCGACCTGATCTGCGTCATGCAGAAAATGGGCGCGATCATCAAGGTGCACACCGACCGAGTCATCGAGATCCACGGCGTACCCCGCCTCGGCGGCTATTCGCACCGGCCGATCCCGGACCGGATCGAGGCGGCCAGCTGGGCGGCGGCGGCGCTGGCCACCGGCGGCGACGTCAACGTCCTCGGCGCGCAGCAGGCCGACATGATGACCTTCCTCAACGTGTTCCGCTCGGTCGGCGGCGCCTACGAGGTCACCGACGCCCGTCCGCCCCGGGTCGGCAGCACCGGCCAGGAAGGCGGCATCCGCTTCTGGCACCCCGGCAACGAACTGCGGGCGGTCGCCCTCGAAACCGACGTGCACCCCGGCTTCATGACCGACTGGCAGCAGCCACTGGTGGTCGCCCTGACCCAGGCCCGTGGGCTGTCGATCGTCCACGAGACGGTGTACGAGCAGCGGCTGGGCTACACCGAGGCGCTCAACACGATGGGCGCGACGATCCAGGTCTACCGCGAGTGCCTGGGCGGCACCCCGTGCCGGTTCGGTCGGCGCAACTTCAAGCACTCGGCGGTCATCGCCGGCCCGAGCAAGCTGCACGCCGCCGACCTGGTCATCCCGGATCTGCGCGCCGGGTTCAGCCACCTGATCGCGGCGCTCGCCGCCGAGGGCACCTCCCGGGTGTACGGCGTCGACCTGATCAACCGGGGGTACGAGGACTTCGAGGCCAAGCTGGCCGACCTCGGCGCCCTCGTCGAGCGGCCCTGA
- a CDS encoding DUF3043 domain-containing protein, producing MPSLFRRKSAAVVEADHPEDTVPEPEHASSHPKGYTPSKKELGVVTPKRPAAGRRPAGDAKPLTKQEAREQRRARRAAISEEFRREGGPRDRAPERGLARDVVDSRRTVGTWFFGGALLVLIGSGPTMPPAVQLASNVLWVTLAVLVVVDSVLISRRIGKLVRQRFPKSTERMGGIYFYAIMRAMTFRRMRTPVPRVQLGDKF from the coding sequence GTGCCGTCGCTGTTTCGCCGCAAGTCCGCCGCCGTCGTGGAAGCCGATCACCCCGAGGACACCGTCCCGGAGCCTGAGCACGCCTCCAGCCACCCCAAGGGATACACGCCGAGCAAGAAAGAACTCGGCGTGGTCACCCCCAAACGCCCCGCCGCCGGTCGTCGGCCTGCCGGGGACGCCAAACCGCTGACCAAGCAGGAAGCCCGCGAGCAGCGTCGGGCCCGGCGGGCGGCGATCTCGGAGGAGTTCCGGCGGGAGGGTGGACCTCGGGACCGTGCCCCCGAGCGTGGGCTGGCCCGCGACGTGGTCGACTCCCGCCGTACCGTCGGCACCTGGTTCTTCGGCGGCGCGCTGCTGGTGCTGATCGGTTCGGGACCGACCATGCCACCAGCGGTCCAGCTGGCGTCCAACGTCCTCTGGGTCACCCTGGCGGTACTAGTGGTGGTCGATTCGGTGCTGATCTCCCGGCGGATCGGCAAGCTGGTGCGGCAGCGGTTCCCGAAGTCGACCGAGCGGATGGGCGGGATCTACTTCTACGCGATCATGCGGGCGATGACGTTCCGCCGGATGCGGACCCCGGTCCCCCGGGTGCAGCTGGGCGACAAATTCTGA
- a CDS encoding cupin domain-containing protein, with amino-acid sequence METLWSLAVALGVPFSRLVEPPSAAVRVVRAGDGQGQRSEHADFVGTLLSAAPGHSRRDIYLIQVEPGPAREAAGHLPGTVEHLVVSSGRIRTGPTNEPVVLAPGDYAAFPANQPHVYQALEPGTSAVLIMKHR; translated from the coding sequence GTGGAAACGCTCTGGTCCCTCGCGGTCGCGCTCGGCGTACCGTTCAGCCGGCTCGTGGAGCCGCCCAGTGCCGCCGTACGGGTGGTCCGAGCCGGTGACGGGCAAGGTCAGCGTTCCGAACACGCCGATTTCGTCGGCACCCTACTGTCGGCCGCGCCCGGGCATTCCCGGCGGGACATCTACCTCATCCAGGTCGAACCCGGCCCGGCCCGCGAGGCGGCCGGTCACCTGCCGGGCACCGTGGAGCACCTGGTGGTGTCCAGCGGACGGATCCGTACCGGGCCGACGAACGAGCCCGTCGTGCTCGCTCCGGGCGACTACGCCGCTTTCCCCGCTAACCAGCCGCATGTCTACCAGGCGTTGGAGCCGGGCACCTCGGCCGTACTGATCATGAAGCATCGCTGA